One genomic window of Parasteatoda tepidariorum isolate YZ-2023 chromosome 9, CAS_Ptep_4.0, whole genome shotgun sequence includes the following:
- the LOC107436406 gene encoding transcriptional repressor CTCFL, translating into MESIKNKRVGSNFAEVKKEVDVSITEARQEVNTKVAEINGKMDMSLVKIKTEPDCDIAPATVHLTHQEVKSVDTMLTAIKEEIDSDTDTSDNNNVTVHLLIPETILDLKTEDDVQTSSEENLLAESADSDVSLTLSQLTETREDSIHSNASSDIIPENMSAQSVPIRKTKRQRGKPGNDSEFCDLESLAPPSSTNEKEPAKKRRTRNTGSLNAKTNIAVSDDNIDPESPTPHSSTELSEIVIGSEQSNKREVKGSKYKNRKEKEMVVCPFCDRKMVKHYFPYHARVHTDERPFKCPKCTYESRFKGPLNFHMESHHPTEGYLTPK; encoded by the coding sequence ATGgagagcattaaaaataaacgagTTGGTTCTAATTTTGCTGAAGTAAAAAAGGAAGTAGATGTCAGCATAACTGAAGCAAGACAAGAAGTTAATACCAAAGTTGCAGAGATAAATGGAAAGATGGATATGagcttagtaaaaattaaaacagaaccCGACTGTGATATTGCACCTGCAACAGTTCATTTAACGCACCAGGAAGTTAAGTCAGTTGATACCATGTTGACTGCAATCAAAGAAGAAATCGATAGTGACACTGATACTAGTGACAATAATAATGTAACTGTTCATCTTCTAATTCCAGAAAccattttggatttaaaaacagaagatGATGTACAAACAAGCAGCGAAGAAAACTTACTTGCAGAGTCGGCAGATTCTGATGTGTCGTTGACACTATCTCAGTTAACTGAAACAAGAGAAGATAGTATCCATTCCAATGCCAGTTCTGATATAATACCTGAAAATATGTCTGCACAAAGTGTTCCCATTAGAAAGACGAAAAGACAGCGTGGGAAACCGGGAAATGATTCAGAATTTTGTGACCTGGAAAGCCTTGCACCACCATCTTCAACAAATGAGAAAGAACCTGCGAAGAAACGCAGGACAAGAAATACAGGTTCATTGaatgcaaaaacaaatattgctgTTTCAGATGATAATATTGACCCTGAAAGTCCTACCCCACATTCTTCAACTGAATTGAGTGAAATAGTTATAGGATCTGAACAATCCAACAAAAGAGAAGTGAAGGGatctaaatacaaaaataggAAAGAGAAAGAGATGGTTGTTTGTCCATTTTGCGACAGGAAAATggttaaacattattttccgtACCATGCTCGTGTGCACACTGATGAAAGACCTTTCAAATGTCCAAAATGCACTTATGAAAGTCGGTTTAAAGGACCACTAAATTTCCATATGGAATCTCATCATCCAACAGAAGGTTATTTAACCCCAAAATag